A genomic region of Roseofilum casamattae BLCC-M143 contains the following coding sequences:
- the mutL gene encoding DNA mismatch repair endonuclease MutL has protein sequence MGDRSKATIQSLPPDVVHRIAAGEVIDSMAAVVRELVENALDAEATRIEIEIWQNQWRVRVADNGRGMNLEDLQLAARSHSTSKIKTLTDLDRITSLGFRGEALHSLAQLSQLEIWSRGSLQEGWRLQYDALGEAKITEAVAIAPGTVVDVSRLFETWTLRRQGFPSPPQQLRAIQTLIQNIALCHPNLSWKVSQDGKPWFTISPGSNAQSILPQLLRDVKANDLSLMQRPLVSEEDKTESLELVLGLPDRCHRGRPDWVKVAVNGRLVRSPELENTLIATMSRTVPTKRYPLCFLHLQIAPERVDWNRHPAKSEIYLHQLSEIQEAIKSAIADSLRLNDITLPHAANQSRVGTLLKASEATSPYQVSGDKPSPSLLPLKAIAQIHNTYIAAEHPSGLWLVEQHIAHERIIYEELCDRWQLVPLDPPIVLDRLSPKQVEQLLRIGLEVEPFGDGLHAVRNAPQLLQQRDDCAEALRELATGEDLQTAQVATACRSAIRNGTPLTLEQMQDILDRWQQTRHPHTCPHGRPIYLSLEETSLARFFRRHWVIGKSHGI, from the coding sequence GTGGGCGATCGGTCAAAAGCAACCATTCAATCTTTGCCTCCAGACGTGGTGCATCGCATCGCTGCGGGGGAGGTGATTGACTCGATGGCAGCGGTGGTGCGCGAGTTGGTGGAAAATGCTTTAGATGCGGAAGCGACGCGGATTGAAATTGAGATTTGGCAGAACCAATGGCGAGTGCGGGTGGCTGATAACGGCCGGGGAATGAATCTGGAGGATTTGCAGTTAGCGGCCCGATCGCACAGTACCAGTAAAATTAAAACTCTAACCGACCTCGATCGCATCACCAGTCTCGGGTTTCGCGGCGAAGCGCTGCATAGTTTGGCCCAACTGTCGCAACTGGAAATTTGGAGTCGCGGCAGCCTGCAAGAGGGATGGCGACTGCAATACGACGCTTTGGGAGAGGCGAAAATTACGGAAGCAGTGGCGATCGCGCCGGGAACAGTTGTGGATGTTTCGCGCTTATTTGAAACTTGGACGCTTCGTCGCCAAGGCTTTCCCTCACCTCCACAGCAACTGCGCGCCATTCAAACTCTGATTCAAAATATCGCTTTATGCCATCCGAACTTATCCTGGAAAGTCAGTCAAGATGGCAAACCCTGGTTTACGATTAGTCCGGGAAGCAACGCGCAGTCTATTTTGCCGCAACTGCTACGAGACGTGAAGGCGAACGATTTGTCTTTGATGCAACGTCCCCTGGTTTCCGAGGAAGATAAAACCGAGAGTTTAGAGCTAGTTTTGGGATTGCCAGATCGCTGCCATCGCGGACGGCCGGATTGGGTGAAAGTCGCGGTGAACGGCAGGTTGGTGCGCTCTCCGGAACTGGAAAATACCCTAATTGCGACCATGAGTCGTACGGTTCCCACCAAGCGCTATCCCCTCTGCTTTTTGCATTTGCAGATTGCTCCGGAACGGGTGGACTGGAACCGCCATCCGGCGAAGTCGGAGATTTATTTGCACCAGTTGAGCGAGATTCAAGAAGCGATTAAGTCCGCGATCGCCGATTCTTTGCGCTTGAATGATATTACTCTACCCCATGCTGCCAATCAAAGTCGGGTGGGGACTTTGCTAAAAGCTTCGGAAGCCACCAGTCCGTATCAAGTTTCTGGAGACAAGCCATCACCGAGTTTGCTCCCCCTGAAAGCTATCGCTCAGATTCACAATACTTATATTGCCGCAGAACATCCCAGCGGACTGTGGTTGGTGGAACAACATATCGCTCACGAGCGGATTATTTACGAGGAATTATGCGATCGCTGGCAACTAGTTCCCCTCGATCCTCCCATTGTTTTAGATCGCCTCAGTCCGAAACAGGTCGAGCAACTACTCCGGATTGGTTTAGAAGTAGAACCCTTTGGCGATGGACTCCATGCCGTGCGCAATGCACCGCAACTGTTGCAACAACGAGATGATTGTGCCGAAGCCTTGCGCGAACTCGCAACAGGAGAAGACCTACAAACTGCACAAGTCGCAACTGCGTGTCGCAGCGCCATCCGTAACGGTACGCCTCTGACTCTCGAACAAATGCAAGATATTCTCGATCGCTGGCAGCAAACTCGCCATCCCCATACCTGTCCCCACGGCCGTCCCATCTACCTTTCCTTAGAAGAAACCTCCCTAGCGCGTTTTTTCCGCCGCCACTGGGTGATTGGCAAAAGTCATGGTATTTAG
- a CDS encoding putative baseplate assembly protein: MVFDFLPNLPKANLDDREYKDIMEECLLRIPRYCPEWTNYNPSDPGITTIEMFAWLTHQMLLRFNQVPRRNYILFLELLGIRLQPPNPASTEVTFYLVSDLPEAYTIPAGIEVATERRLGIDPIVFSTDRPLTIGNPQINHFLGAETIEERPQVLRDRFTNLWNFTSTGEWSGPELPLFNDQPQPGNCFYLVFDPQEALDGNVIILTFKGQEATPTGIDPTDPPRRWEAWNGQYWQPVLLQENEDETQGFSFADIAARGGNPLQGVDITLHLPLEFPVVQFTAYQGRWLRCVYATPRLRQPAYTRSPQIIGIGVKAIGGTTQATQCESIEDDLLGNSNGEPGQFFQLRRSPVLERYDDEYLIVTPPGGTPQRWQEVRDFSESSETDLHYVLDSLTGRLQFGPLVREPMQLKQAKDIRALLQGGQDRPSLQPPSMEHQYGAIPPRGATLQMSRYRTGGGLRGNIETRSLDTLKSAVPYVANVVNLIRASNGTEAETIEQAAMRVPQMLRTRDRAVTPEDFESLALLGGDGAVARSTCLPTDPKKPGTVQLLVVPYADVQAITDGVGISPEQFSLHPPLHRKLMAYLDERRLLGVNVELLEPDYVGLSVQTEIVLAPAYQNPEAQAELLHRVNVALYGFFNPLVGGAEGKGWPLGQTAYISDAIALLQQIPGIRRLGSLQLFELRPSSSGQWLRSQPVPAIDPGPTGLICSWSDASLRSNHIINIIS, from the coding sequence ATGGTTTTTGACTTTCTCCCCAACCTCCCTAAAGCCAACTTAGACGATCGGGAATATAAAGACATCATGGAAGAATGCCTCCTGCGCATTCCTCGGTACTGTCCCGAATGGACTAACTATAATCCCAGCGATCCGGGCATCACTACCATCGAGATGTTTGCTTGGCTCACCCATCAAATGCTGTTGCGGTTTAACCAAGTCCCTCGGCGCAACTATATCTTATTCCTCGAACTTCTCGGCATCCGCCTGCAACCGCCCAACCCTGCCAGTACTGAAGTTACGTTCTATCTGGTTTCTGACTTACCCGAAGCTTACACGATCCCTGCCGGCATTGAAGTGGCCACGGAACGGCGCCTCGGTATTGACCCTATTGTCTTTAGTACCGATCGCCCCCTCACCATCGGCAACCCGCAAATCAACCACTTCCTCGGAGCTGAGACCATTGAAGAGCGGCCGCAAGTGCTGCGCGATCGCTTCACCAACCTCTGGAATTTTACTTCCACTGGAGAATGGTCCGGACCGGAACTCCCTCTATTCAACGACCAACCGCAACCGGGAAACTGCTTCTACCTGGTCTTCGATCCCCAAGAAGCTTTAGACGGCAACGTTATTATCCTCACCTTCAAAGGGCAAGAAGCTACCCCAACCGGCATCGATCCCACCGATCCGCCGCGCCGCTGGGAAGCCTGGAACGGTCAATATTGGCAACCGGTTCTCTTGCAAGAAAATGAAGACGAAACCCAAGGCTTTAGTTTTGCCGATATTGCCGCTCGCGGGGGCAACCCCCTGCAAGGGGTCGATATCACCCTCCACCTTCCTCTAGAGTTTCCCGTAGTGCAATTTACTGCCTATCAAGGACGGTGGTTGCGTTGCGTTTATGCGACTCCGCGCTTGCGGCAACCGGCTTATACGCGATCGCCGCAAATTATTGGCATTGGAGTGAAAGCCATTGGCGGCACAACACAAGCGACCCAGTGCGAGTCCATTGAAGACGACCTGCTCGGGAATAGTAATGGGGAACCGGGGCAATTTTTCCAACTGCGGCGATCGCCGGTTCTCGAGCGCTACGATGACGAATATCTGATCGTGACGCCTCCCGGAGGAACGCCGCAACGGTGGCAAGAAGTGCGCGATTTTTCCGAATCCTCCGAGACCGATCTCCATTACGTTCTCGACTCCCTCACCGGTCGCTTGCAGTTCGGCCCCCTCGTGCGCGAACCCATGCAACTAAAACAAGCTAAAGATATTCGTGCTTTGCTGCAAGGCGGCCAAGACCGACCCTCTTTGCAACCCCCGAGCATGGAACACCAGTATGGCGCGATCCCGCCGCGCGGAGCGACGCTGCAAATGTCGCGATACCGTACGGGAGGAGGACTGCGGGGTAATATTGAAACCCGGAGTTTAGATACCCTGAAATCTGCCGTTCCTTATGTCGCCAATGTGGTCAATCTGATTCGCGCCAGTAATGGGACTGAGGCGGAAACGATCGAACAGGCAGCCATGCGCGTTCCCCAGATGCTGCGCACTCGCGATCGCGCTGTCACTCCGGAAGATTTTGAATCCCTGGCTCTGCTCGGAGGCGATGGTGCCGTCGCTCGCAGTACCTGTTTGCCGACCGATCCGAAAAAACCCGGAACGGTACAACTGCTGGTTGTTCCCTATGCTGACGTGCAAGCCATTACTGATGGGGTGGGTATTTCTCCCGAGCAGTTCAGTCTCCATCCTCCGTTGCATCGGAAGTTAATGGCTTATTTAGACGAACGACGCTTATTAGGAGTGAATGTAGAGCTGCTGGAACCGGACTATGTCGGATTGAGCGTACAAACGGAAATTGTTCTCGCTCCAGCCTATCAAAATCCGGAAGCCCAAGCCGAACTGTTGCATCGAGTGAATGTAGCTCTCTATGGGTTCTTTAATCCTCTCGTTGGCGGCGCAGAGGGTAAGGGCTGGCCTTTGGGTCAAACTGCTTATATTTCCGACGCGATCGCCCTTTTGCAGCAAATTCCCGGTATCCGCCGTTTGGGATCGCTCCAACTATTCGAGTTGCGTCCCTCCAGTTCCGGGCAATGGCTGAGAAGTCAACCGGTTCCGGCGATCGATCCCGGCCCCACCGGACTCATCTGCTCCTGGTCTGATGCCAGCTTGCGCTCCAACCACATCATCAATATTATTAGCTAA
- a CDS encoding M48 family metallopeptidase, translated as MPTYTGISSEAFRHPLDWEAEQTLRSFPGFDLVARKFVEFIYERPQYILYMGNYIQAGPRQFSTVYQLFRECVRDLDISPEPALFISQNPQVNAHALGEENPLIALNTSLLDMMNEAEIKSVIAHELGHLKCGHTVLTQMAIWVMTTANMLGNTAFGFGLGNLFSIGLIYAFYEWRRKAELSADRAALLVTDDLPLVMETMMKLAGGSSKYSHELSLQEFIRQSERYCDLDSENLNQVYKFLLYNGGQGMMLSHPFAVDRVRYLQEWYDSAEYSQIRQGNYPHRSEQGSVEVNSETPSSDSKATEAENLRQELQDLQEQIEQLRMRRNNE; from the coding sequence ATGCCGACCTATACCGGAATTTCCAGCGAAGCCTTCCGTCACCCCCTTGACTGGGAAGCCGAGCAAACCTTACGCAGCTTTCCCGGCTTCGATCTCGTGGCTCGCAAATTTGTAGAATTTATCTACGAACGGCCCCAGTATATTTTGTACATGGGTAATTATATCCAAGCCGGACCCCGACAATTTTCCACAGTTTATCAACTCTTTCGCGAATGCGTCCGCGACCTAGATATTTCACCCGAACCTGCTTTATTTATCAGTCAAAATCCGCAAGTTAATGCTCATGCACTCGGTGAAGAGAATCCCTTAATTGCGCTCAACACGAGTTTGCTGGATATGATGAATGAAGCCGAAATTAAATCCGTCATTGCTCACGAGCTGGGCCATCTGAAATGCGGTCATACCGTCCTGACGCAAATGGCTATTTGGGTAATGACAACCGCAAACATGCTCGGCAATACGGCCTTCGGTTTTGGCTTGGGTAATCTGTTTAGTATTGGGTTGATTTATGCCTTTTATGAATGGAGGCGCAAAGCTGAATTATCTGCCGATCGCGCGGCACTTTTAGTCACGGACGACCTGCCTTTAGTCATGGAAACTATGATGAAACTTGCAGGAGGATCGTCTAAATACAGTCACGAACTGAGCTTGCAAGAATTTATCCGGCAATCCGAACGATATTGCGATCTAGATAGCGAAAACTTGAACCAAGTGTATAAGTTTTTACTGTATAATGGCGGGCAAGGAATGATGCTCTCGCACCCCTTTGCTGTCGATCGCGTTCGCTATTTACAAGAGTGGTACGATTCGGCTGAATACTCGCAAATCCGGCAGGGAAATTATCCCCATCGTTCCGAGCAAGGTTCGGTAGAGGTAAACTCCGAAACTCCATCCTCTGATTCAAAAGCAACCGAAGCCGAAAATTTACGCCAGGAACTGCAAGACTTGCAAGAACAAATCGAACAACTGAGAATGAGGAGAAATAATGAGTAA
- the serA gene encoding phosphoglycerate dehydrogenase: MPKVLVCDSIDSAGIEILSQVAQVDIKTGLPPEELAAIVPEYDALMIRSGTRVTKEIIDAGVQLKIIGRAGVGVDNVDVPAATRKGIVVVNSPEGNTIAAAEHALALMLSLARHIPDANQSVKSGKWERKKFVGTEVYKKTLGVVGLGKIGSHVATAAKAMGMKLIAFDPFISAERADRLGCRLVDMDVLLQEADYITLHIPKTPETANIINAEALAKMKPNARIINCARGGIIDEAALAEALKNGTIGGAALDVYDSEPLGESPLTELGKEAILTPHLGASTTEAQVNVAVDVAEQIRDVLLGLPARSAVNIPGLHPDALEQLRPYLQLAETLGNLVSQLVGGRVESLNIRLQGELANNQSQPIVVAALKGLLSRALRERVNYVNASIEAQERGIRVVETRDANACDYKGSILLQAKGQSEEHEITGTLLGDGEIRITNIDGFPINVSPNQHMLFTRHRDMPGIIGKIGSLLGSFNVNIASMQVGRQIVRGDAVMVLTIDDPLPEGILEEIVKVSGIRKASTVAL, encoded by the coding sequence ATGCCTAAAGTTCTCGTTTGCGACTCCATCGATAGCGCTGGAATTGAGATCCTCTCCCAAGTGGCTCAAGTTGACATCAAAACCGGCCTGCCTCCAGAAGAACTGGCCGCGATCGTTCCCGAATACGATGCCCTGATGATTCGTTCGGGAACCCGCGTCACCAAAGAAATTATCGACGCAGGAGTGCAACTGAAAATTATCGGTCGCGCCGGAGTCGGAGTTGATAATGTCGATGTGCCTGCGGCAACCCGCAAAGGAATTGTCGTGGTTAACTCTCCAGAAGGAAACACCATCGCCGCAGCCGAACATGCCCTCGCCCTAATGCTATCTTTAGCCCGCCATATCCCCGATGCCAACCAATCGGTGAAAAGCGGCAAATGGGAACGGAAAAAGTTTGTCGGTACCGAAGTGTACAAAAAAACCCTAGGAGTAGTTGGCTTAGGAAAAATTGGCTCTCATGTAGCTACTGCTGCTAAAGCCATGGGCATGAAGCTAATCGCCTTTGACCCCTTTATTTCCGCCGAACGAGCCGATCGCCTCGGCTGCCGCTTGGTAGACATGGATGTGCTGCTGCAAGAGGCAGACTACATTACGCTCCACATTCCGAAAACTCCAGAAACGGCCAACATTATTAATGCCGAAGCTCTGGCAAAAATGAAGCCCAACGCTCGCATTATTAACTGTGCTCGAGGCGGCATTATTGACGAAGCAGCTCTGGCAGAAGCTCTGAAAAATGGCACGATCGGCGGAGCTGCTCTCGATGTTTATGACAGCGAACCCCTGGGCGAGTCTCCCCTCACCGAACTCGGCAAAGAAGCCATTCTCACCCCCCACCTTGGAGCCTCAACAACAGAAGCGCAAGTGAATGTGGCAGTAGACGTTGCCGAACAAATTCGCGATGTATTGTTGGGACTGCCCGCTCGTTCCGCCGTCAATATCCCCGGACTCCATCCCGATGCCTTAGAGCAACTGCGCCCCTATTTGCAATTAGCAGAAACGTTGGGTAACTTAGTCAGCCAACTGGTGGGCGGACGAGTCGAAAGTCTCAATATCCGCTTGCAGGGAGAACTGGCAAACAATCAAAGTCAACCCATTGTGGTGGCGGCGCTGAAAGGTTTGCTCTCCCGCGCCTTACGGGAGCGAGTCAACTACGTCAATGCGTCCATTGAAGCCCAAGAGCGAGGAATTCGCGTGGTGGAAACTCGGGATGCCAATGCCTGCGACTATAAAGGCTCGATCTTGCTGCAAGCGAAAGGCCAGTCTGAGGAACACGAGATCACCGGAACCTTATTGGGGGATGGCGAAATTCGGATTACCAATATTGATGGATTTCCGATTAATGTATCTCCCAATCAGCATATGCTCTTTACGCGCCACCGAGATATGCCGGGGATTATTGGTAAAATTGGTTCTCTGTTGGGAAGCTTTAATGTCAATATTGCTAGTATGCAGGTGGGGCGGCAAATTGTTCGCGGAGATGCAGTTATGGTTCTCACCATTGACGATCCTCTGCCCGAGGGGATTTTGGAGGAAATCGTAAAAGTTTCTGGAATTCGCAAGGCCAGCACTGTTGCGTTGTAA
- a CDS encoding response regulator transcription factor, with product MSLVILVVEDDLATRLAIQDYLEQKGYSVILAEHGAQALEKVETYQPHLMVTDIAMPAVDGHELVRQIRQRPELRLLPVIFLTARTGMEDRIRGYQLGCDVYLPKPFELEELGAVIRNLLERYALIMQSRPQPSITTPTAKSPNELAIDVSLTSREWDVLHLLTNGLSNAQIGTELHLSPRTIEKYVSSLLRKTLTNNRAELVHYAMQHGLIH from the coding sequence GTGTCACTTGTCATTCTTGTCGTTGAAGACGACTTAGCCACTCGCCTCGCGATTCAAGACTATTTAGAACAAAAAGGGTACTCGGTCATTCTGGCCGAGCATGGAGCGCAAGCGTTAGAGAAGGTCGAAACCTATCAACCTCATCTGATGGTGACTGATATTGCCATGCCTGCAGTGGACGGGCACGAACTCGTGCGCCAAATTCGGCAACGGCCGGAACTGCGCCTTTTGCCAGTCATTTTCTTAACGGCACGCACGGGTATGGAAGACCGGATTCGCGGGTATCAGTTGGGGTGTGATGTCTATTTACCGAAACCTTTTGAACTGGAAGAGTTGGGGGCGGTAATTCGGAATTTGCTGGAACGCTATGCTCTAATTATGCAATCGAGACCGCAACCAAGCATTACAACTCCCACAGCTAAATCTCCTAATGAATTGGCGATCGATGTATCTTTAACGTCACGGGAATGGGATGTATTGCATCTGTTAACTAACGGATTATCGAATGCACAAATTGGCACGGAATTGCACTTAAGTCCGCGAACAATTGAGAAATATGTAAGCAGTTTGTTGCGCAAAACCTTAACCAATAATCGTGCCGAACTGGTTCATTATGCGATGCAGCATGGGTTGATTCATTAA
- a CDS encoding response regulator: MLTRDKNIAVDKEILSQPKSKILVVDDVPENLRLLKTLLKSEGYDVRFAPSGQFALASLSRFMPDLILLDIMMPEMDGYTVCEYLKSNPTTEHIPIIFLSALAEGRDKAKGFELGAVDYITKPFESTEVLSRVAIHLKLTHLSQQLQQQNKALVAQNYQLEQAERETRLLLQVTQCLTEEASWQEALAKVLVLICDRILWDYAEAWVPTEDNTMLRCLMPASSPHSQFQDFCQASQSIYFQEGQGLPGRIWSSKQPEWIDDCSEQDEGFYIRQKQAQSSGIKAAFGLPIMVENLVMVVIVFYHTEATQCQTHLVALVKAISIQLGLLIERKQREAQIRKQAKNLERALYQLQETQTQLIQSEKMSSLGQLVAGVSHEINNPVSFIAGNIDYLENYIQDLTQIFYLYQQHYPYPPENIRQTMVNVELDFVLTDLPNVLLSMRSGTDRIVKIVSSLRHFAHLDEAQYKSVDLHEEIESVLTLLSNRLKLRSPQPKNTDLPPQIEIERDYSTLPKIECFPGELNQAFMQITINAIDALQERYEQDLLQGTSRPYNLTIGTRLQEEDGRIKVEISDNGIGIPDEVQSRIFDPFFTTKPVGKGTGMGMAISYQIIVDKHKGTLQYICDSHKTTSIVTLPQHQLTEHTNSHYSINM; the protein is encoded by the coding sequence ATGCTAACTCGGGATAAAAATATCGCTGTAGACAAGGAGATTCTCAGTCAGCCAAAAAGTAAAATCTTAGTCGTCGATGATGTACCGGAAAATCTGAGACTCCTGAAAACACTCTTGAAGAGCGAGGGGTACGACGTGCGTTTTGCTCCTAGCGGTCAGTTTGCATTGGCGAGTTTGAGCCGATTTATGCCCGATCTTATTTTACTGGATATCATGATGCCAGAAATGGATGGATATACGGTATGCGAGTACCTAAAAAGCAACCCAACTACCGAGCATATTCCGATCATTTTTTTAAGTGCTTTAGCCGAAGGAAGAGATAAAGCCAAAGGATTTGAGTTAGGAGCGGTAGATTATATAACAAAACCTTTTGAGTCTACAGAAGTGCTATCCAGAGTGGCGATTCACTTAAAGTTAACTCACCTAAGTCAGCAACTGCAACAACAAAATAAAGCCCTGGTAGCGCAAAACTACCAACTGGAACAAGCAGAGAGAGAAACACGTTTGTTACTGCAAGTGACTCAGTGCCTGACGGAAGAAGCGAGCTGGCAAGAAGCGTTAGCCAAAGTATTGGTATTGATTTGCGATCGCATTCTTTGGGATTATGCGGAAGCCTGGGTTCCGACAGAGGACAACACCATGCTCAGGTGTCTGATGCCCGCATCCTCTCCCCATTCGCAATTTCAAGACTTTTGTCAAGCCAGTCAATCCATATATTTTCAGGAAGGGCAAGGCTTGCCAGGACGGATTTGGTCGAGCAAACAACCCGAGTGGATCGATGATTGTTCCGAGCAAGATGAGGGGTTTTATATTCGGCAAAAACAGGCCCAATCTTCTGGAATTAAAGCGGCATTTGGTTTGCCGATTATGGTAGAAAATCTAGTAATGGTTGTTATTGTTTTTTACCATACGGAAGCGACTCAATGTCAAACTCATTTAGTGGCTCTAGTGAAAGCGATCTCCATTCAACTGGGGCTGTTAATCGAACGGAAACAGCGGGAAGCACAGATCCGGAAACAAGCCAAAAATTTAGAACGAGCGCTCTATCAACTTCAAGAAACCCAAACCCAACTGATTCAAAGCGAAAAAATGTCGAGTTTGGGCCAGTTAGTTGCTGGAGTATCCCATGAAATTAACAATCCAGTGAGCTTTATTGCTGGTAACATTGATTATTTAGAAAATTATATTCAAGATTTAACTCAGATCTTTTATCTATATCAGCAACACTACCCATATCCTCCCGAAAATATTCGACAAACAATGGTGAATGTCGAGCTAGACTTTGTTTTAACTGACTTGCCCAATGTACTCTTGTCCATGAGAAGCGGTACCGATCGCATCGTGAAAATTGTTAGCTCCCTGCGCCACTTTGCTCACTTGGATGAAGCCCAATACAAAAGCGTCGATCTTCATGAGGAAATCGAAAGCGTGTTAACTCTTTTGAGCAATCGCTTGAAGCTGCGATCGCCTCAGCCTAAAAATACGGATCTTCCTCCGCAAATTGAGATCGAGCGAGATTACAGTACCTTACCGAAAATAGAGTGTTTTCCTGGAGAACTCAATCAAGCATTTATGCAAATTACAATCAATGCGATCGACGCCCTACAAGAGCGATACGAACAAGACTTATTACAGGGGACATCTCGTCCCTACAACCTGACGATCGGCACGAGGCTGCAAGAAGAAGACGGTCGGATTAAAGTGGAAATTAGCGATAATGGTATTGGTATTCCTGATGAGGTTCAATCTCGGATTTTCGATCCATTTTTTACGACCAAACCTGTCGGAAAAGGCACGGGAATGGGAATGGCTATTAGTTATCAAATTATTGTTGATAAACATAAAGGAACATTACAATACATATGCGATTCACATAAAACAACCTCGATCGTTACTCTTCCTCAACACCAATTGACAGAACATACAAATTCTCATTATTCTATTAATATGTAA
- a CDS encoding GPW/gp25 family protein has protein sequence MKKNGAIPMVNPSQLNKNRRPFIGQGVSFPPRINRQGGLTLSTEDLNIRESMVIILMTNLGERVYRPNFGCRLSELAFAPMNQDTLTLMKIWVKEALDQWEPRIIVRQVLTLPHQEEGRVDLIIQYQIRDSHDNRSMVFPFYLKSAEDQ, from the coding sequence GTGAAAAAAAATGGCGCAATTCCCATGGTCAATCCATCCCAACTGAACAAAAATCGTCGCCCCTTCATCGGGCAAGGAGTTTCATTTCCCCCAAGGATTAATCGACAAGGAGGATTAACTCTCAGCACCGAAGACCTGAATATTCGGGAGTCGATGGTGATTATCCTCATGACAAATTTAGGAGAACGAGTTTATCGCCCTAATTTTGGCTGTCGCTTATCGGAACTGGCTTTTGCTCCCATGAATCAAGACACCCTAACCCTAATGAAAATTTGGGTGAAGGAAGCCCTCGACCAGTGGGAACCGAGGATTATTGTCCGCCAAGTGCTTACCCTTCCCCATCAGGAGGAAGGTCGGGTGGATTTAATTATTCAATATCAAATTCGCGATAGCCACGACAACCGCAGTATGGTATTTCCGTTCTATCTCAAATCAGCAGAAGACCAATAG
- a CDS encoding DNA cytosine methyltransferase has protein sequence MVQRPIAIDLFSGCGGMSLGLEAAGFDVVASVEFDPVHMLVHHFNFPYGIGLCQDIRTLNTQSLLEHIRRKGFAGEIDLVAGGPPCQGFSSMGKRQLDDPRNSLIFEYLRVIEEIQPKYFIFENVPGLNSGEHQSFLEKLLREIERINYTIAKPIQVLDSSEFGAPQKRKRLILIGTRKSLKKAKYPTLKRKGIQPPTVGDAISDLAGINAFIKHDFGIPAGELDYSGFREKFALTPAGDYALCYPRQTDGQVWGHIGSKHTEKSQQRFLAADGGKLEKVSHLFKLCDRGLCNTLRAGTARDKGAYTAPRPIHYSQPRCITVREAARLHTFPDWFQFHRTIWHGFREIGNAVVPLLAKALGTEIIKCLKIDKNQLYPQHNIPLETRDRQYLKLNMHQACQYWQIPYTVIPKRQRPRKPMA, from the coding sequence ATTGTGCAACGACCGATCGCGATCGACTTATTCTCCGGTTGTGGAGGCATGTCTCTGGGTCTAGAAGCGGCTGGATTTGATGTGGTGGCTTCGGTGGAATTCGATCCGGTTCATATGCTGGTGCATCATTTTAATTTTCCTTACGGGATCGGTCTGTGCCAGGATATTCGGACTTTGAATACTCAGTCGCTGCTGGAGCACATTCGACGCAAAGGGTTTGCGGGAGAAATCGATCTAGTCGCTGGCGGTCCCCCTTGTCAAGGGTTTTCGAGCATGGGAAAACGGCAGCTCGACGATCCCAGAAATAGTTTAATCTTTGAATATTTACGAGTCATTGAAGAAATTCAACCGAAATATTTTATCTTTGAAAATGTACCGGGGTTGAACTCGGGCGAGCATCAGAGTTTTTTAGAGAAGCTTCTCCGGGAAATTGAACGGATTAATTATACGATCGCCAAACCCATTCAAGTGCTCGACTCCTCCGAGTTTGGCGCGCCGCAAAAACGCAAGCGCTTGATCTTAATCGGGACTCGCAAGTCTCTCAAGAAAGCGAAATATCCGACATTGAAACGAAAAGGCATTCAACCGCCAACGGTGGGTGATGCTATATCGGATTTAGCCGGGATTAATGCCTTTATTAAACACGATTTCGGGATTCCGGCTGGCGAGCTGGATTATTCCGGGTTTCGGGAAAAATTTGCCCTAACTCCAGCGGGAGACTATGCCCTCTGCTATCCGAGGCAAACTGACGGGCAAGTTTGGGGACATATTGGCTCCAAGCATACGGAAAAATCCCAGCAACGATTTCTCGCAGCCGATGGGGGAAAGTTGGAAAAAGTGAGTCATTTATTTAAATTGTGCGATCGCGGATTGTGCAATACTCTCCGTGCGGGAACGGCAAGAGATAAAGGCGCCTATACCGCTCCCCGGCCCATTCATTACAGTCAACCGCGATGCATTACAGTACGCGAAGCCGCACGGTTACATACCTTTCCCGACTGGTTTCAATTTCATCGAACCATATGGCATGGATTTCGCGAAATTGGCAATGCCGTTGTTCCCCTACTCGCCAAAGCCTTGGGAACAGAAATTATTAAATGTTTAAAAATCGATAAAAATCAACTCTACCCGCAACATAATATTCCTCTAGAAACTCGCGATCGCCAATACTTAAAGTTGAATATGCACCAAGCCTGTCAATATTGGCAAATCCCCTATACGGTTATCCCGAAGCGGCAACGACCTCGAAAACCTATGGCATAA